In the Deltaproteobacteria bacterium genome, one interval contains:
- a CDS encoding TRAP transporter small permease, producing the protein MLNPLNWLFGLNKLLVKIETFFLGLTLIALLFFAFLQVVLRNFFDSGINWGDVFARHLVLWIAFFGATLSTREGRHISIDALAKILPDRAKPIVDLFIRFFCIVVCFLLAKAAYKFMLDEKMAATILFAKVPTWYFITIMPIGFTIITYAYFVQFIEVLWKFGGKEKAVARAKGHQELDISVKIKLK; encoded by the coding sequence ATGCTAAATCCCTTGAATTGGCTTTTCGGCCTCAACAAACTTCTGGTGAAAATCGAGACCTTTTTTCTTGGTCTCACCCTGATTGCTCTCCTCTTTTTTGCCTTTCTGCAGGTGGTCTTGCGCAATTTTTTCGACTCGGGGATCAATTGGGGGGATGTCTTTGCCCGTCATCTGGTCCTGTGGATCGCCTTCTTCGGCGCCACCCTTTCGACGCGGGAGGGAAGGCATATCTCGATTGATGCATTGGCAAAGATCCTGCCGGATAGGGCCAAGCCGATTGTGGACCTTTTTATCCGTTTTTTCTGCATTGTTGTCTGTTTCCTTTTGGCCAAGGCGGCCTATAAATTCATGCTGGATGAAAAGATGGCGGCGACAATTTTGTTTGCCAAGGTGCCGACCTGGTATTTCATCACCATTATGCCGATCGGTTTTACGATCATCACCTATGCCTATTTCGTGCAGTTTATCGAGGTTCTCTGGAAATTCGGCGGAAAAGAAAAGGCGGTTGCCAGGGCGAAAGGACATCAGGAGTTGGATATATCGGTGAAAATTAAATTAAAGTAG
- a CDS encoding TRAP transporter large permease produces the protein MSTTLALISFALLGAPLFVIFGAIALYSFFHANIDTSAIMIEFYRMASAPTLITIPLFTFAGYLMAESGTPKRLVNVAQAVLGWMPGGLAIVTIFSCAFFTAFTGASGVTIIALGGLMYPILMREKYDDKFAMGLVTSCGSLGLLFPPSLPLILYGLIANVNIDKLFLAGIIPGIVLVTALSLYGMYFGSKKGVHRVPFVLKNVFTWETPLPFIILGGIYGGFITASEAAAVTAFYVLIVEVFIYRDIKLFKDVPRIIRESMLLVGGILIILGVAMGMTNYLVDARVPMKLFEWVSQYISSKIMFLVLLNIFLLIVGCLMDIFSATIVVVPLITPIAYKYGVNPVHLGIIFLTNLEIGYLTPPVGLNLFISSFRFGRSIIQLYRIAIPYLIILIICLIIITYVPWFSTFLVDVLQVK, from the coding sequence ATGAGCACAACATTAGCCCTCATCTCCTTCGCCCTTCTCGGCGCCCCGCTCTTCGTCATCTTCGGCGCCATTGCCCTTTATTCCTTTTTTCACGCGAATATTGATACCTCGGCCATCATGATCGAATTCTACCGGATGGCCTCGGCGCCCACACTGATTACCATCCCGCTTTTTACCTTTGCCGGCTATCTGATGGCCGAAAGCGGCACCCCCAAGCGGCTGGTGAATGTCGCCCAGGCGGTTTTGGGATGGATGCCTGGGGGGTTGGCCATTGTCACGATTTTTTCATGTGCCTTTTTCACCGCCTTTACCGGCGCCAGCGGAGTGACCATCATCGCCTTGGGGGGCCTGATGTACCCGATTCTGATGCGCGAGAAGTACGATGACAAATTTGCCATGGGGCTTGTCACCTCCTGCGGAAGCTTGGGGCTTCTTTTTCCGCCAAGCCTTCCGCTCATTCTTTACGGCCTGATCGCCAATGTGAACATCGACAAGCTTTTCCTGGCCGGAATTATTCCCGGCATTGTGCTGGTGACGGCGCTTTCCCTCTACGGGATGTACTTCGGCTCCAAAAAGGGAGTGCATCGGGTTCCGTTTGTCTTAAAGAACGTCTTCACCTGGGAGACGCCGCTCCCATTCATCATCCTTGGGGGGATTTACGGCGGTTTCATCACCGCCAGCGAGGCGGCGGCGGTGACGGCCTTTTATGTTTTGATCGTCGAGGTTTTCATTTACCGGGACATAAAACTCTTCAAGGATGTCCCCCGGATTATCCGCGAATCGATGCTTTTGGTCGGTGGTATTCTCATCATTCTGGGCGTTGCCATGGGGATGACCAACTATCTGGTCGATGCCCGTGTGCCGATGAAGCTTTTCGAATGGGTGAGCCAGTACATCAGCAGCAAGATCATGTTTCTGGTTCTGCTGAATATTTTTCTTCTGATTGTCGGTTGCCTGATGGATATTTTTTCGGCAACCATCGTGGTTGTTCCGCTGATTACCCCCATTGCCTACAAGTACGGTGTCAATCCGGTGCACCTCGGCATCATTTTCCTCACCAATCTGGAGATCGGCTATCTGACGCCGCCGGTCGGTTTGAACCTTTTTATTTCTTCCTTCCGGTTCGGACGGTCGATTATCCAACTCTACCGGATCGCCATTCCCTATCTGATTATTCTGATCATCTGCCTGATAATCATCACGTACGTTCCGTGGTTCTCCACGTTTCTTGTCGATGTCTTGCAGGTGAAATGA
- a CDS encoding type II secretion system protein, with translation MHHRASFVHRSQNGFTVGEFIMVMVIILLLCLAAIPQFFALQHKNREKKMEKTIAVVQAGIAEWHFRKLKENLDAYPLILDANPANSRCGICFGEVMDKPLQNDLWFKKSDTEYYFSRNGNGEKPEDYREKYDFRITYDPALGSFTATQIQ, from the coding sequence GTGCATCACCGAGCATCCTTCGTCCATCGCTCCCAAAACGGTTTCACCGTCGGCGAATTCATCATGGTCATGGTGATTATCCTTCTTCTCTGTCTGGCGGCCATTCCGCAGTTTTTCGCCCTTCAACACAAAAATCGCGAAAAAAAGATGGAAAAAACCATTGCCGTCGTCCAGGCCGGCATTGCCGAGTGGCATTTCCGGAAACTTAAGGAAAACCTCGATGCCTATCCGCTGATTCTCGATGCCAATCCGGCCAATTCCCGTTGCGGGATATGTTTCGGCGAGGTGATGGACAAACCGCTACAGAACGATTTGTGGTTCAAAAAGTCGGATACGGAGTATTATTTTTCCCGTAATGGAAACGGGGAAAAACCGGAAGATTACCGGGAAAAGTACGATTTCAGAATTACCTACGATCCCGCCCTTGGATCATTTACGGCAACGCAGATTCAATAG
- a CDS encoding 3-hydroxybutyryl-CoA dehydrogenase (converts (S)-3-hydroxybutanoyl-CoA to 3-acetoacetyl-CoA) — translation MNITKIGIVGAGVIGAGIAETAARQGLGVILVETTKVQLEKAVETIRRGLKKAIGRKEVAEKDEDLIIGRVQLALDIQALTKIDFVIEAVTEDERTKTDLFSKLHTVCPAPAIFASATSSLSITKLAKASKRAPQVIGMHFMNPVPVMKLVEIVRGVQTAPETIQAAKSVAERMGKETVLAHDFPGFMVNRVIAPMINEAIYSLYEGVGSAQDIDRALKLGANHPMGPLQLADLLGLDAVLNSLEMLHRQFGNPKFSPCPLLVKYVEAGFLGRKTGKGFYEY, via the coding sequence GTGAACATTACCAAAATCGGCATTGTGGGGGCGGGGGTGATTGGCGCCGGCATCGCCGAGACGGCGGCGCGCCAGGGTTTGGGGGTCATTCTCGTTGAGACCACCAAGGTGCAATTGGAAAAAGCGGTTGAGACTATCCGGCGCGGTCTGAAGAAAGCGATCGGGAGAAAAGAGGTGGCCGAAAAAGACGAAGACTTGATCATCGGCCGGGTTCAATTGGCGCTTGATATCCAGGCGCTGACCAAAATTGATTTTGTTATCGAGGCGGTTACCGAGGATGAACGGACCAAAACCGACCTTTTTTCAAAACTCCACACCGTTTGTCCCGCGCCCGCCATATTCGCCTCGGCCACCTCGTCGTTGTCGATCACCAAACTGGCCAAGGCGTCCAAAAGGGCCCCGCAGGTTATCGGCATGCACTTCATGAACCCGGTGCCGGTGATGAAACTGGTGGAAATTGTCCGGGGGGTACAAACCGCACCGGAGACCATTCAGGCCGCCAAAAGTGTCGCTGAACGAATGGGGAAAGAAACGGTTCTGGCGCACGATTTTCCCGGTTTCATGGTCAATCGGGTGATTGCCCCGATGATCAATGAGGCGATTTATTCGCTTTACGAAGGGGTCGGTTCCGCACAGGATATCGACCGGGCGCTTAAATTGGGGGCCAATCATCCCATGGGGCCTCTTCAACTGGCCGATTTGCTGGGGCTGGATGCCGTGCTGAATTCCCTTGAGATGCTCCATCGGCAATTCGGCAATCCCAAATTTTCTCCCTGTCCGCTTTTGGTCAAATATGTCGAGGCGGGATTTTTGGGGCGAAAGACCGGGAAGGGGTTTTATGAATATTAA
- a CDS encoding enoyl-CoA hydratase/isomerase family protein: protein MTFETIQVSIENEVTTVTINRPKALNALNEVVLSELTKAFRDIRREGKTKGVIVTGTGDKAFVAGADIAAMQNMTVLEAEHFVDLGHRCMRAIETCRAPVIAAVNGFALGGGLELALSCDFIYASSGAKLGLPEVNLGIFPGFGGTQRLSRLIGKNKAKELIYTARLLSAQEAFDIGIVNKVCEPNQLMDEVKKTIGTILKKGPVAVALAKKVINEGTDLSLEAGLQLEQSTFPMIFATEDKNEGVKAFLEKKEAKFIGK, encoded by the coding sequence ATGACCTTTGAAACCATCCAAGTCAGTATTGAAAATGAAGTAACCACAGTCACTATCAATCGTCCCAAGGCGCTCAATGCCTTGAATGAGGTTGTTCTCAGCGAGCTGACAAAGGCCTTCCGGGATATTCGCCGTGAGGGGAAAACGAAGGGGGTTATTGTTACCGGTACGGGTGACAAGGCCTTTGTTGCCGGCGCCGATATCGCCGCCATGCAGAACATGACGGTTCTTGAGGCGGAACATTTTGTCGATTTGGGACACCGTTGCATGCGGGCGATTGAAACCTGCCGGGCCCCCGTTATTGCCGCGGTAAACGGGTTTGCCTTGGGGGGAGGGTTGGAACTCGCTCTTTCGTGTGATTTCATTTACGCCTCATCCGGCGCCAAACTCGGCCTTCCCGAAGTGAACCTCGGCATTTTTCCGGGGTTTGGGGGAACCCAGCGCCTAAGCCGCCTGATCGGAAAGAACAAGGCCAAGGAGCTGATTTACACCGCGCGCCTTCTTTCAGCGCAGGAGGCCTTCGATATCGGCATTGTCAACAAGGTATGCGAGCCGAATCAGCTGATGGATGAGGTCAAAAAGACAATCGGAACGATTCTCAAGAAAGGACCGGTGGCGGTGGCACTCGCCAAAAAGGTGATCAATGAAGGGACCGATCTGTCACTGGAGGCTGGTTTGCAGCTGGAACAATCGACATTTCCGATGATCTTTGCGACGGAAGACAAGAATGAAGGAGTTAAAGCTTTTCTTGAGAAAAAAGAGGCTAAGTTTATAGGAAAATAG
- a CDS encoding methylmalonyl-CoA mutase family protein, giving the protein MKNSKREARNPKQPERQKEFTTISSEPIERLYTPKHLKGFDYAKNLGFPGAYPFTRGVYDTMYRGRLWTMRQFAGFGAPEDTNTRFKYLLAHGQTGLSTAFHFPTLMGYDSDSPRARGEVGVCGVAVDSLRDMEVLFDGIPLDEVTVSMTINGPAMIMLAFYLANAEKRGFDWKKLGGTIQNDVLKEYIAQNSYLIPPDPAMRIVVDMIEFCSKHVPRWNPISISGYHIREAGSTAIQELAFTIADGIAYVQACIDRGLNVDDFAPRLSYFFNAHMDFFEEIAKYRAARRMWARIMKKRFKAKKAESMKCRFHSQTAGCSLTAQQPENNIVRTTTQALGAILGGTQSLHTNSMDETLSLPTEKAVRIALRTQQILAFESGVTNTIDPLAGSYFVEALTNKMEKEAFNYIKKIDRMGGMVEAVKRGYPQMEIARASHAYQQQVEKKEKIVVGVNDFILEGEQQPELLKLDPHVEKKQVENLKKVKEKRDRAQAQHTLKALEDAAAGEVNLMPSLLDCARAYCTIGEISAVLRGVFGEYHDPGIF; this is encoded by the coding sequence ATGAAAAATTCGAAGCGCGAAGCACGAAATCCGAAACAACCCGAGCGACAAAAAGAATTCACCACCATCTCGTCGGAACCGATTGAGCGGCTCTATACCCCCAAACATCTCAAGGGTTTTGACTACGCAAAAAACCTCGGTTTCCCGGGTGCATACCCCTTCACGCGCGGTGTCTATGACACAATGTACCGCGGCAGGCTTTGGACCATGCGGCAGTTTGCCGGTTTCGGCGCGCCGGAGGATACAAACACCCGCTTTAAATATCTTCTCGCTCATGGACAGACTGGTCTGTCCACCGCGTTTCATTTTCCCACTCTCATGGGTTACGACTCCGATTCCCCCCGTGCGCGGGGTGAAGTGGGGGTCTGCGGAGTTGCCGTCGATTCCCTAAGGGATATGGAAGTTTTATTCGACGGCATTCCATTGGATGAAGTCACTGTCTCCATGACGATCAACGGTCCGGCGATGATTATGCTCGCCTTTTATCTGGCCAATGCCGAAAAGAGGGGCTTTGACTGGAAAAAACTCGGCGGCACCATTCAGAACGATGTCTTGAAGGAATACATCGCCCAAAATTCCTACCTGATTCCCCCCGATCCGGCGATGCGAATCGTGGTCGACATGATCGAATTTTGCTCCAAGCATGTCCCGCGGTGGAACCCCATTTCAATTTCCGGCTATCACATCCGCGAGGCGGGTTCGACGGCGATTCAGGAACTGGCCTTTACCATAGCCGACGGGATCGCCTACGTTCAGGCGTGCATCGATCGCGGATTAAACGTCGACGACTTTGCCCCGCGCCTCTCCTATTTTTTCAATGCGCACATGGATTTCTTCGAGGAAATCGCCAAATACCGGGCGGCGCGCCGGATGTGGGCCCGTATCATGAAAAAGCGATTCAAGGCCAAAAAGGCGGAATCGATGAAGTGCCGTTTTCATTCGCAAACGGCGGGATGTTCGCTGACCGCACAGCAACCCGAAAACAATATTGTCCGCACAACAACACAGGCTCTTGGCGCCATATTAGGAGGGACTCAGTCCCTTCATACCAATTCGATGGACGAAACGCTCTCGCTCCCCACCGAAAAAGCGGTGCGTATTGCCCTGCGTACCCAGCAGATTCTCGCCTTTGAAAGCGGCGTCACAAACACCATCGATCCTCTGGCTGGCTCTTATTTTGTCGAAGCGCTGACAAACAAGATGGAAAAAGAGGCGTTCAATTATATAAAAAAGATCGACCGAATGGGGGGAATGGTGGAGGCGGTGAAAAGGGGCTACCCTCAAATGGAGATTGCCAGGGCCTCGCACGCTTATCAGCAACAGGTGGAAAAAAAGGAAAAGATCGTGGTCGGGGTCAACGATTTTATTCTCGAGGGAGAACAACAGCCTGAATTGTTGAAACTCGATCCTCATGTGGAGAAAAAACAGGTTGAAAATCTCAAAAAAGTGAAAGAAAAGCGGGACAGAGCCCAGGCGCAACATACCCTAAAAGCTCTTGAAGATGCCGCGGCAGGGGAGGTCAATTTAATGCCGAGCCTCCTTGACTGCGCGAGGGCTTATTGTACGATCGGCGAGATCTCGGCGGTGCTTCGGGGGGTGTTCGGCGAATACCACGATCCGGGAATATTTTGA
- a CDS encoding cobalamin B12-binding domain-containing protein gives MMQKKLRILVGKPGLDGHDRGAKIVARALRDAGFEVIYSGLHQTPEMIVNTAIQEDVDAIGLSILSGAHNYLFPEVIRLLKEKGIGDVAVFGGGIVPDDEKAELKKKGVAEIFTPGADTRDIVGWIKENVKPRM, from the coding sequence TTGATGCAAAAAAAACTACGAATCCTTGTCGGAAAGCCGGGGCTCGATGGCCACGATCGCGGCGCCAAAATCGTCGCGCGGGCCCTGCGCGACGCCGGGTTTGAAGTGATCTACTCCGGTTTGCATCAGACCCCGGAGATGATCGTCAATACGGCCATTCAGGAAGATGTCGACGCAATCGGCCTCTCCATTCTCTCCGGGGCGCACAACTATTTGTTTCCTGAAGTCATCCGTCTTCTCAAGGAAAAAGGGATCGGTGATGTCGCGGTCTTCGGTGGCGGCATTGTGCCGGATGACGAAAAAGCGGAGTTGAAAAAGAAGGGGGTCGCCGAAATTTTCACCCCCGGCGCCGACACGCGGGATATTGTGGGGTGGATCAAAGAAAACGTGAAGCCGCGGATGTGA
- a CDS encoding DUF1778 domain-containing protein, with protein MGQLQEPVTISIRARARQRDLIDHAAERLGRSRSDFMLEVACREAESVLLDQTYFALDADAFARFQAMLDNPPKPTDRLRRLLTTKAPWE; from the coding sequence ATGGGACAATTACAGGAACCTGTTACCATCAGCATCCGTGCCAGGGCGCGACAGCGTGATTTGATCGACCATGCCGCCGAACGGCTCGGTCGCAGTCGTTCGGATTTCATGCTGGAAGTCGCTTGCCGAGAAGCCGAAAGCGTGTTGCTTGACCAAACCTATTTTGCGCTCGATGCCGATGCCTTTGCCCGGTTTCAGGCCATGCTCGACAATCCTCCCAAGCCGACGGATCGCTTGCGTCGGCTGTTGACGACGAAAGCCCCCTGGGAATGA
- a CDS encoding GNAT family N-acetyltransferase — MTTELLAPTPITKDHDLGAFDCGEPSLNEWLKKRALKNDGANASRTYVIANGQTVIGYYCLAAGAVGRATAPKTLRRNMPDTIPVLVLGRLAIHKDYHNRGLGSGLLRDAALRALQASRIAGVSAILVHALSETAKRFYLSRGFVESPIQPMTLCLLLSTAEKIIVTRK; from the coding sequence ATGACCACCGAACTTTTGGCGCCCACCCCTATCACCAAAGACCATGATCTTGGCGCATTCGATTGCGGGGAACCATCGCTGAATGAATGGCTGAAAAAGCGCGCGCTCAAGAATGACGGAGCCAACGCGTCCCGCACCTATGTGATTGCCAATGGACAAACAGTCATCGGTTATTACTGTCTGGCCGCCGGCGCGGTTGGCCGCGCCACGGCGCCAAAGACACTGCGGCGCAATATGCCGGATACCATACCTGTCCTGGTGTTGGGCCGTCTCGCTATTCACAAAGATTACCATAATCGCGGCTTGGGAAGCGGGTTGTTGCGTGATGCCGCCTTGCGGGCGTTGCAGGCGTCCCGGATTGCCGGTGTTTCGGCCATCCTGGTTCACGCTTTGTCGGAAACGGCCAAACGGTTCTATTTGTCGCGGGGTTTTGTCGAATCGCCAATCCAGCCGATGACGTTATGTCTTCTGCTATCGACAGCCGAAAAGATCATCGTCACGCGCAAGTAA
- a CDS encoding enoyl-CoA hydratase/isomerase family protein, producing MAITKTASSDGIERKHTRLNCHNAPYVRACYLANRRSYCNCYPQPAGKPDILTGAGRAFSSGGNLDMIESRTRKKEATNKKELKMFYRIFLDVRNLKIPVIAAVNGHAIGAGFCLALACDLRYASLEAKMGANFAKIGLAPGMGGTWLITRLIGPTRAAEVLLLAENLSAKRAFDMGLLNGVFEADKLLPHVHGVAKVIAENGPMPVVLIKKGIQKALHGTLEQMFDYDSACQAKTFTTEDIKEGIRAIREKRSPLFQGK from the coding sequence GTGGCGATTACAAAGACCGCGAGTTCCGACGGAATCGAAAGAAAACACACGAGACTGAATTGTCACAATGCGCCATATGTCCGAGCCTGTTATCTTGCAAATCGAAGGTCCTATTGCAACTGTTACCCTCAACCGGCCGGAAAACCTGACATTTTAACCGGCGCCGGACGGGCTTTTTCTTCCGGCGGCAATCTGGACATGATCGAATCGCGGACGCGCAAAAAAGAGGCAACAAACAAAAAAGAACTCAAAATGTTCTATCGAATTTTTCTGGACGTTCGAAACTTAAAGATCCCCGTCATTGCCGCCGTCAATGGACATGCCATCGGCGCCGGCTTTTGCCTCGCCCTTGCCTGCGATCTCCGCTATGCCTCCTTGGAGGCAAAAATGGGGGCCAACTTTGCCAAAATCGGTCTTGCCCCCGGCATGGGAGGCACTTGGCTGATCACGCGGCTGATCGGACCGACAAGGGCCGCCGAGGTCCTTCTTTTGGCCGAAAACCTCTCGGCGAAGCGGGCCTTTGATATGGGGCTTTTAAACGGTGTTTTTGAGGCCGACAAACTTCTGCCGCACGTTCACGGCGTGGCCAAGGTAATCGCTGAAAATGGTCCGATGCCCGTTGTCCTGATCAAAAAAGGGATCCAAAAGGCCCTGCACGGAACCTTGGAACAGATGTTCGATTACGATTCGGCCTGTCAGGCAAAAACGTTTACGACTGAAGACATCAAAGAAGGGATTCGGGCGATTCGGGAGAAACGCTCACCCCTGTTTCAAGGCAAATAG